The following are from one region of the Plasmodium cynomolgi strain B DNA, chromosome 1, whole genome shotgun sequence genome:
- a CDS encoding VIR-like CYIR protein (putative), whose product MEDKGTRKDKCLHFIYWIYEEARKIINKDPKFTNADFISIFRDVQRKIYEGNNKLYYCEIYFDDTLDKWKEQKVLHDYFRNYDKIKLENSSDRSKCQKYNKYIDFIRKIYKKHAQEEGCCENYHIHYWNHCDYFKCHDMYNPNKITLKMNCDNKQASDDPEVERFAKSIKKVDSKIFLLENSMIVKPAKCVKTYNETKQHEGYSCLLPEYPEQTKQDTSQSNSHKKVDLGKYISVIDMSTYKNVSEIKIQDNKNQYNYDRATSEIMTLFTEVPQAVRKAYRKRKHLECSYEENGNGKKVLCKIPENPIHEEPERIPIITTVKGSVYESDLVVESNVLDKNYTRIAVVFILALAALLIFFIYYKYKYFTSRFMSQFMFLY is encoded by the exons ATGGAGGATAAAGGAACCCGTAAGGATAAgtgtttacattttatttactgGATTTATGAAGAagcaaggaaaataattaataaagatccaaaatttacaaatgcaGATTTTATATCTATATTTCGTGATGTGCAAAGGAAGATCTATgaaggaaataataaattatattactgtgaaatttattttgatgataCTTTGGATAAATGGAAGGAACAGAAAGTCctgcatgattattttagaaattatgataaaattaaattagaaaattcATCCGATAGGAGTAAATGCCAaaagtataataaatatattgactttataagaaaaatatataagaagCATGCACAGGAGGAAGGATGCTGCGAAAATTATCATATCCATTATTGGAACCACTGCGACTATTTTAAATGCCACGATATGTATAATCCTAATAAAATTACACTTAAAATGAACTGTGATAATAAGCAAGCTAGTGATGACCCTGAAGTGGAACGTTTCGCCAAAAGCATTAAAAAAGTAGACTCTAAAATATTCCTATTAGAAAATAGCATGATTGTAAAACCTGCAAAGTGTGTCAAAACTTATAATGAAACCAAACAGCACGAAGGTTATAGCTGTTTGCTTCCAGAGTACCCagaacaaacaaaacaaGATACTTCACAGAGTAATTCTCATAAAAAAGTCGATTTAGGCAAGTATATATCTGTAATTGACATGTCAACCTACAAAAATGTttcagaaataaaaattcaggATAATAAAAATCAGTATAATTATGACAGGGCAACATCAGAAATTATGACTCTTTTTACTGAAGTCCCACAGGCAGTACGTAAGGCATACAGAAAGAGGAAACATCTTGAATGCtcatatgaagaaaatggaaatggaaagaaagtATTATGCAAGATACCAGAAAATCCAATCCATGAAGAGCCAGAACGAATACCTATTATAACAACTGTGAAAGGGAGTGTTTATGAGAGTGACCTAGTAGTGGAATCAAATGTGTTGGATAAAAACTATACTAGGATAGCTGTGGTATTTATACTAGCGCTGGCAGCattgctgattttttttatttactataAG tataaGTATTTTACGTCTCGATTTATGTCTCAATTTATGTTTCTTTACTGA